A DNA window from Paenibacillus sp. HWE-109 contains the following coding sequences:
- a CDS encoding DUF2508 family protein, with the protein MRPALLGIYGRKSPQLKQAKEELLKDKQLLIQEIRTAHQTWVAAQAHFEFALDKDQIDYAIFAMEAAEKRFEMLIKQAKKLGVSLIDSDRLMEV; encoded by the coding sequence ATGAGACCAGCGCTACTGGGTATATACGGGAGGAAAAGTCCTCAATTAAAGCAGGCAAAGGAAGAGTTGCTGAAGGACAAGCAACTGCTGATTCAAGAAATCCGCACTGCGCATCAGACTTGGGTAGCCGCGCAAGCGCATTTTGAGTTTGCGCTGGACAAGGATCAGATTGATTATGCCATCTTTGCGATGGAGGCTGCCGAGAAGAGATTTGAAATGCTCATCAAGCAAGCGAAGAAGCTGGGTGTCAGCCTAATCGACAGCGACCGTTTAATGGAGGTGTAG
- a CDS encoding pro-sigmaK processing inhibitor BofA family protein has protein sequence MYLKFIVWGLLLFSSLMLLLIVFRNRSAGRLVSALGLNVVIAAFLLYVLNLLSTYTHVELPINTATLGTVTVLGIPGVLLLAGLKLALL, from the coding sequence GTGTATCTCAAATTTATCGTATGGGGCTTGCTCTTATTCTCTTCTTTAATGCTGCTGCTCATTGTATTTCGTAATCGTAGTGCAGGCAGACTAGTATCAGCTTTGGGGCTGAATGTTGTTATAGCTGCATTTCTTCTGTATGTACTTAACTTACTCAGCACATATACGCATGTTGAACTCCCAATTAATACGGCGACTTTAGGAACGGTTACGGTTCTAGGGATTCCCGGGGTGCTGTTGCTTGCGGGGTTAAAGCTGGCGTTACTGTAG
- a CDS encoding YbaB/EbfC family nucleoid-associated protein encodes MNNMNQMMKQVKKMQEQMMKAQEELGTKMIEGTAGGGVVTVIINGHKKVQSINIKPEAVDPEDVEMLQDLVLTAVNDAMTKAEEIANKDMGKFTGGMNIPGLF; translated from the coding sequence ATGAATAACATGAACCAAATGATGAAGCAAGTGAAGAAAATGCAAGAACAAATGATGAAAGCACAAGAAGAGCTTGGAACTAAAATGATCGAAGGTACAGCAGGCGGCGGTGTTGTCACTGTTATTATCAACGGGCATAAAAAAGTGCAAAGCATTAACATCAAACCAGAGGCTGTAGATCCGGAAGATGTTGAAATGCTGCAAGATCTCGTGCTCACAGCTGTTAACGACGCAATGACCAAAGCGGAAGAAATCGCGAACAAAGATATGGGCAAATTCACAGGCGGCATGAACATTCCTGGTTTGTTCTAG
- the recR gene encoding recombination mediator RecR: MYYPEPISKLIDAFSRLPGVGPKTAGRLAFHVLRMKEEDVIDFAKALVNVKRNLHYCSVCCNITDVDPCRICQDKSRDGSVICVVQEPKDLVALERTKEFEGYYHVLHGAISPMEGIGPDQIHIAELLKRLGDETVQELILATNPNIEGEATAMYLSRLIKPFGLKVTRIAHGLPVGGDLEYADEVTLTKAMEGRREI; the protein is encoded by the coding sequence TTGTATTACCCCGAACCGATATCCAAGTTAATCGATGCTTTCTCCCGTTTGCCGGGAGTAGGCCCTAAGACAGCAGGACGTCTGGCATTTCATGTTCTTCGTATGAAAGAAGAGGACGTTATTGATTTCGCCAAAGCACTTGTTAATGTCAAAAGGAACCTTCACTATTGTTCGGTTTGCTGTAACATCACGGACGTGGATCCTTGCCGTATCTGTCAAGACAAGAGCAGGGATGGATCTGTCATCTGTGTGGTACAGGAGCCCAAAGACTTGGTCGCCTTGGAACGGACCAAAGAATTTGAAGGCTACTATCATGTTCTTCATGGTGCAATCTCGCCGATGGAGGGAATTGGACCCGATCAGATTCATATTGCCGAATTGCTCAAGCGTTTGGGTGACGAAACGGTGCAGGAATTGATTCTTGCAACAAATCCCAATATTGAAGGCGAAGCAACAGCCATGTACCTATCCAGATTGATTAAGCCATTCGGGCTCAAAGTGACGCGTATTGCGCACGGATTGCCTGTAGGGGGAGACCTGGAGTATGCGGATGAAGTGACGCTGACCAAAGCAATGGAAGGCCGCCGAGAAATATAA